Sequence from the Primulina huaijiensis isolate GDHJ02 chromosome 16, ASM1229523v2, whole genome shotgun sequence genome:
tctttgttgattatgagaaataaactggttttggtatatactgtactacgaggcttgttgtttgacgattatgtgattgttgagcaacgtcggtgtcgactaaccccggtctcggggcgtgacatttaagtggtatcagagccaccaggttcataatccggctgGGGATTtcgatagacaaaatttgacgaAGTTAAATTTTGGAACAAACTTAGTCATTTATATCCACCCCAATCTtagatttgaaaattgtgacttCCCATAGGAAACTCAGGAATTCGATTCCATTAATTATTCTGAACTACTCTCGACGTATAATCTTCAAACCATACGTCAATTCTCGAATTTTCcatatttgtgaaaatattcaGAAAAATCCTTTCAAAATCAAATCTCGATTGAGATGACTCTGATATTTACTGTTTGATGTCTATTCACGACCTTATCATTTTGTAAGTTTTTCATTGTTTTTCAGGAAATGGCTTCGTACTTCCTTTGTAACCACGctcattttttttccatttttggaaattttcgtATAACTTATAATCCGCTTAGGAAACTCAAAATCCAATTCTACCAATTGTTCCTTGATcctcatgaattatttttaatccatatgaaaatattctgaaatttttttaatgtttcatTGATTCTGCACCGAAATTTTATCCATATGCATAGGcatgttaaaaataaataaataaataaatctcatAGTCTTTGATGGAGAAGTAGGATttagtttgaaaaaaaaatttgaaattattgtttatttGAATCGCTCGATTCGAATTTCAACTATTTaggagattttttttatttaagttagTTTAATAGTATTGGGTCGTAGTTTGacttttaagaattttatattagtgCAATtgtctaaataaaaaataataatgattgaCCACTAGTGTTTACATCacatgggaaaaaaaaaagggatttATATGAAATCGATTTTGAGACTTGTATTTATATTAAACGGTCAATagaaaatttgagattttaatttttggatttaagttagATTAATTTTGAGAATAATATCTATGTTAAATCATCGATAGAAAGTTTTAAGTCCTGATTTTTCGGGTTTAATTTATATTCATAGTTAAGTGAGAAGGTGATACCCATGACTAAATTTTTGATAGAGTTAACAAATTATATTTAGGATTTTAAGCAATTATATGTACACATATAAATCTATGTTCTTGACTTGAAAATATAGGTTCTTGATTTGAACATCATTCccaattatattttaatgaaaaaaaaatggtcCTAAACTATTATTAAATTcgtgtttgataaaattaataactACATAAATATTAATACAATTGATTGGACCGTTTAATCTTTGTGTCTTAAAtctctaatttaatttatataaattcttCTTGAACAAAAGAACAATTCATATCTCAATTTTTATGTCCTCATTTTTAAGCTgccaattatttattaaaaactaaatttataacATCTTGGGTGTATTATATATCGTGTCTATTTTctagaattttatttattcatctACTCGTTCCTATACAATCCTAACtatattttagaattttcatATATTGTTTGAAAATTCTTCATTCAATGATGCCTCTTTTAATCAagcatcatcattacctacctTCGATTTTTGCAACGTCGTCATCAATCTATAATACTTTGAAAGCTACCTTAAACACTAGAATTTAGTCATCACATCCACCTATCtatttctttttgaaattttgaattctccTTAactaaaatttcgaaaatttcatccCATGattgtcatgcaattaaatgcttcttattttagaaatgtaaaaacattcattgaccCAAAATTTAGCACTCAATTAAGTTCTAATTATAACaattaaaattgaattaatGACCTTAAAAAGATTACCATATATCTTCTTTAAAATACCTATATAAATACCTTCTCATAGATGAAGAAATTCACACCAAGACTCACAATCATCTCATATTTTCGAGCCATCCCTTAagctagtaaaaaaaaaaaaattgctcaaCTTTGTGATCGAAAATGATGACCCAAGCCAAGACCTTTAGCAACCTCAAGCACGAAATCTAGCAACTTAGAGGTACCATTACGAGTTTACTTCATGACAAAGAGGAGTTGAAGAAAGCTAGGGATCGCCTTCAAGTAGAAGTGGGACAACTCACTTTCGacaagaaatttgggaaaagcaaCTCAAAGATTACAAAGAAGAGTTGCAAGAGTCACAAAAGTAGGGTCAACAAATGTTTGCCACCTCCGAAGCTTGGTGCAACCACTATCACTCTAAGAAATGGTTTTGTGACCAACTTGAACAGGAATTCAATGCCTATCATCATGAAATGGAAAACTATGTGCAACAACTTGAACTCAACAACCAAAACTTGAGTGCGGAAATCGCCAACCAACAAATTGCACTCGAGCATGAGCAACCACCACTAAATGCACAAGGAGAAGACGCTAACGAGGAGTTAGGAGACGGAAACGTTACTGATTAGATTAAGCTCTCATAAGTCTTTTGGAATAAGGACACTCTCgtccatattatttatttttacatctCACCAGTAGTGTTTTGAAATCTATCGTATTCGTATTATAGGattcaagtttaaattttttttccttgaatCCATTGAACTCAAACCATGGATCATTCAACGTGGatttaaatttcgaatttatcAATCATTTCATATCTATTTTGAGTTaactcaagtttcgaggacgaaacttctaaTAAAGAGAGAGGGATGTGAAGACCCGAAAActtgcaacaaaaaaaaaatctatatatgtCATAGGAAATTTCCGCTAATTTTGGCACAATATTTTTTGTTCCATGCAAtcataatcttgaaaatttaaataatcattgTCCCGTCATTATTGACCATTTATCACTATGTGCAATATGAAAGTGCACCAATCTTGGAAGAGATTCATGCAGCCAAAATCACTCTCCATTTGCACTTAAGGAAAACCGAAATCACTCATGAATCTCGGATGTGTATCTTGAATCAAGAAGAGGCCACGTTCATTCGAGTGAGAAAAGTGCAATCATCACTTTGATTAAGCAATCGGCGACATTCTTAGAGTGATACGGGCTTACCTTTATAGTTGGTTTTTCAAGCCTATATAAGAAGAAAACTCCATCCCcataacttcaagaattcaaaatttagcaTTTGCAGCAGCTTAGACGAAGCTCTACCGGAACAAGACGAAGCTCTACCGCAACCTTGTTCGAACGAAGTTCTTTTGGCACATCCTCCTAGCGTTTTAATCCAAACGAAAtcagtaagtgggtttttgctataTTTTAATGTGCACACTTGTCCTTCGTAAGTGTGTTTTTgctatattataatttgtaCACTTGTCCTTTGTAAGTGCgcttttgttatgtatatattCTTTCTTAAGTGAGTTTTTGTTTGCTACACTTGTTCTTAATAAGTGggattgttttaaaatatgttgcGTATGGATTATTTCGTTTTTGAAAATTCGTTTGAGCATAATTCTTTGTTCACATATATTTCCTTCAAGATTTGTCAATTTATATGTTCAAAGTATATGTATATGCTGCTTCGTGTCTCGAACggccccccacttgctgagtatttctcaaaatactcaccccttacttccTCCCTacccagataagaacgaagaaCAAATGGATGAAGATGAGCAAGAGAAATTTTGGGGATGGTAGAAGATCCCGAGTTATTCCAGAAGTTTTAAAGCTTAGTATATGTTTATCGCTTCCGcactgttaaaatatttttaatcagtttattttgatattaaagttgtaaagacgatttctttgttgattatgagaaataaactagttttggtatatactgtactacggcttgttgtttgacgattatgtgattgttgagcaacgtcggtgtcgactaacctcgGTCTCGGGCGTGACAAGGAAACTAGGTGACTGCCTAAAACTTTGTTAGTGTTTACAGATTGTCGGTCTTCTTGTTTTTTTAGTGAACTGAAAACCCAATTCATGCACCAGAAATATGGACACCTTAGAATTGAATCAAGAAATGAAAGCTCAAACTAGGCCCACTAACATCTTAGCAGGCCTCCAAAGAAAACTAATTAGTACTCTGCATCATAATCAAAAGATTTGAAGGCAAGACATTAATAAAGTAATCCATTTCCTCCcaaatcaaataatcaaaatccTAAAGAAGTAGCAAACAACTGATTGATTGAAttaaaaaagaataaatatcaaTAAGCTAGAATACGACATTTACAAGCATGAGGGGAAGTACGTCCCAAGTTGCAATTTAAAGCTCCTACAAAGCCGTGTTTATTAAGCAGCAGGAGGCCTCAATGCATGATCTTGAGATTTGTAACAGGTAGAGGATGGCAGATACTGCACACTGGGATAAAACTGTAGCTCGGAAACACTGACATCTTGTTTGCTACAGCCTGATATGCGGCGGATATGCTGGAATGAGCCCAGTAGGTGGAACAGTAATGCTTTTCAACTTCTGCTTAATCCTTTCCTTATTTTCCTTAAGCACCAGTTTCTCTTGACGGATCAGTAAACGAAGTGAGGCCACAGAACCAGAAAAGCACATATAGTTGTACACAACAGAAATAAAAGCTGTGGGTCatgattatattaattatttttaaatcctGCGATATAATGGGTTGAAGAAAATTACTGAACAGTTCCTGATTCAAAATGCGTTCTACACTGACCATAAGGAGAATTCATCAAATATGTATATCTGTATTCTATGTCACTAGACTGTACCGCTACTGTTCCGGCCCTAACAAAAACCAAGACGACGAAAAGCGAAGACAAGTCTCCACAAACCACAAGTTTCACCGAGAATATTCACTTAGGACTTCGTTTGGTTTGGCAGATAAAGAAAAGATTGtctcataataattatttgtcaTTTGTTCTTCTCACTGATTGATCAGCCCAATTTTATCTTTGGGCCTGTGATAAAGTCATAATTTGGGAGGAGAAGAGATCCCTACCCACCCAACTGATAAGCATCCAGTAGAAAACAATATTaaagatgagagaaaatatcTTCACACAAATACCCTTTTCTGCATAAACAAAAGCGAGAAGGGGCACAAAAGCGAGAAGCGGCAACACTTTTTCTGCCGGTGAAAAAAGCGGAATTTTACCCTCTACCTCCCACGACCACTGTACGACGAAATGAAGGAAACTAAGTTTTAGAAGGTGTAGCAAGCATCGATGAAGGTAAGTGTCGATACAACGTGTTTTCGAATACTACTGGCAATAACCTCGATACACCGTGTCTTCGACCAAGGTGAGTGAGAAGCGGCAACACTTTTGGTGGCAATAACCTCTTTTTCGAATAAATGCTCAAAACTTTTATTTGTGTTTTGTGTGATGTGTCGATACACCATGTTGGGAAAACCAAAGAACTGCTTTCGGTAGATGCTACTCCATAGTTCACATATCAGTCTAATGCCTGTAATTTACTTGGATCTTGAACTGCAACCTTATTGCTGGTATGCGACATTTGTGTTGTGAATGATGGGTCCTctttatttcttcttctttttgtattttctaCTCCACAGTTCACATATCGTTTCACATATCGTTTCAGTTGTGAATGATGGGTCCTCTTTGAAGTGGATAAATTTTGTTGGTTGAATGAAAAAAGAAGGTAAAAAGAAGACAAAAATATACCGTGAAATCGGACGAAGTTGGTGAAGTCGGCAACCGTCTCCGAGTGAGTAGATGTTTTGCAGAAACTCAACACCGTGAAATCGGATGAAGTTGATGAAGTCGGCTACCGTCTCCGAATGAGTAGTTGTTTTGCATAAACTCAATTTGTTAATGCGAAGGTTTTTGAAGAGGCAGTGAAGTTTTATTCTGGACTTGGAGACACGTGAAGGGTTGGGTAGTTTATTGTGGATAGGTATGGGAAGAAGGTTTAAAAGAGAGCATTTTAGGAAATTAAgccatttttgtaaattttttacttttataatCAATCACAACAAACACAAAATTATTTATCCCACTTTTCTAATTATTCATACCAAACACTGTATATTTAATCACATTATATCAACAATCTTTATATTTGTAGAAAtaatcatttatatttttttttactcagTTATCCAATCACACAAACCAAACGAAGCCTTATTCTACTGAGAGACAATCCCAACTTTATACAGAAATTCTTAAGAAATCAGCACAAAACCCCAATGTAAACTTCACAGTTCTGATTTCCTCCAAAAGCTTTTCATTAATCTCATTTTACTCTTGGGTTTCGGTTTTCAACTGCTCTAGCACTCTGATAGCTTCACCAAGAATGGCTAATTTGTTAGTTTTAACCTATGTTGCACGGATATGGGTAAGGGTATCATACCAAATACAATACAGATACAGCGATacgataaattttgaaaatataagatataatACGGCTATGATACGACAATTATAtcgtattaaaaaatataaagatatatatttatttatataaatatattgtagaaataaatatagatatttatgtaaatatacaCAATGTACAGTTTCAGAGCAGTGATTTAAAAAGAACaagcttcaattttttttaacgaaACATATCTAGAAATGTATATCCACTAGGTCCATAGAATATctgaaacgtctactcattttaaaagtgcggaaatattattattattaatttttttttataaaagctcacatttacgaaataacatttaaaataatagtaaATATCCGACAGTAAAAATAATGCAGTTTAAACTAACCAAACTCAtacgtaaacataaacatataaaaatcttaaaatcatcaacgtattaAAATACTTCTTtcctctcaaatctcataaatcataacgcggaaaaataatggtcctcgggtcgtgtcgccgcaccaggtctgcctactcagagttcggcacctccagtctcttcatcatcaatctcacctacatcacacacgcctagtgagtctaaaggctcaacacacctgtaccgttaataacaagtacatatacatagcacacaacagtgaaaaatatcatactcaacatatctttcatgaacttaaaagcataacgtaaacgtgtcgtataaaatcatgtcgtgtcaactcatgtcatctcatatcatcatatacgtgtcaaaacagctcatcgtgtcatcataaacttaaacattttcttttaattgaattcagttcattagttgtgactttcgtatcagctctattcgatggatccatctataaaaaaaccgtggtacccggcggcaggggacatcagcgacagcattacccgcccactgagcccgggcctcagctcatcatatctcatgtcattgtatacatatacatcgtcagtcacaaccaaatcacatccttcaaaaatatcatcattttcatcacttaataaaaacatgcatatgcgtaactttttctttaaaccaagcatacaacgtaTTTATCATGATTGCGTGAAATCGTgaaaatgatgcataaacatttaaaatatcatatatttgtgctCATGGCGCTGCCATGgcaaaaatctcaccccgggtgcaaaatgaccattttgcccctggaaacccaaaaattatcgtttcaaccctggacctctaaaattgacccgaagcttaccaaattccttaaaacatcccataACATATTAAAAGGTGTCcctagacgtaaacccgagccaAAATCACAACTTAACccattctttttaaattttgaaccgggttctcggttttaacccgaatcgaaccgaaacttaaccaaaacttttcCAACTTTTTATCATACCTTCAAAACATCTAAACCGTCCTAAAAACCTCAAAACCAGACCTTTAGACACTCGAATAATAGGCCAGCAAGCTGCTGGAATTTCCAGCATGTGCTAACCCGAAAGCCTTAGTCACCATCTTTCCTTAATTCGACTCTCATGCTTAAACCGACTTGAACCGGACCTGAACCAGGCCCTAGAACCAAcccttagacataacttaagacCATGATACACCCCTTTCAAACTCAGAACTAATGCCTGAGCCCCAAAGCAAGCAAGAGCCGTGACTAGCCTAACCCGTCTCCCATTGGTGCAGCTGGTTGCTTCCTGGTCTAGCCACCTTCCCTAGCCAACCCAGCAATGAACCAACACCACCAGGCCctccctaggaccctaaggaacGACCCAAGACACTGCCCCACGCCCTGGCCCAGTCCAGCAACCGCCTTAAAACCCACAGCCGTGACTTGCCCTACACGAACCCAAAGTGCACAGCCGCAGCTTTCTTTGTTCAGTCTCTTAGCTGCCGCTCCAGGCCATGAACCACCATAaagagactcatcctaggacccttaaaCACGCACCAGACCCTAGCCCCAGGCCCCCAGCCAACCCATACACCAGACCGCGCCCCACAACCATCACAACATCTCAAACCCCAACTCTCGGCTACCTCTTTCAACTTTCCTTCCACTCGTCACCAGCCTTAATTCCAGCCCATTGCCACTGATATCCTTGACCAAAACAGCTTCCTAACCACCCAAGACATGTCGGTAGAAGACATGCAATAAATGTATGTCTGGTGGAATAATCAAAGTTGATAAATTTGGTTTGCATACTTTGAAGAATTGAAAACGTGGTTGGAGGAAGCTTCAAGGAAATTTCACGGGAATTACGTGAGAAGAcagaagacgcgttttatacgcgtcttcacactgacagaggctctataaatagagatcccaccttcattctgaaatcatcccttctttgagttttctctcatcttataacattctataatatttgggaggtgtttgttctcctgtattaagagagtgtgtgatctctttggaaacacagtgagtgagttgtacaccaaaaaatattatagtagaaattcttttcatcttacccgtggtttttaccctaataatttttaggggttttccacgtaaatatcggtgtccagtttattctttattttcgggttttattatctcaaattaccgcaagtagGACCAACAAGACAGCAACCCCTTACACCAGCATGCATGAAAACGTGAGTTTGCATAATATAGTATGTACAAATTCTTGAAAACCGATGCACAAACAACATAACCTGCAATTCCTTTAACCCTACGAGCATGCACATATAACAGCCTACATATGGAGTGTGTGATGAGAAAAGAATGATACAAATGCGTGCCTGATTAAACAAATGCTCGAAGGGACACGAGGCGGGGGAGAAAAGCTTGAGCTTGGAGGAAAAATGGAGCACCGAaatcttgctgctggaattcACGAAAGAGATGGCCAATTGGAGGAGGTGGGCGGCTGATGGAGGATTTGTTTAGGTTAAAAGTGGTTTAAggtaaattatataatataaaaatggtTAACAAACCAACTAATGggcccttaaatttattttaaaggtttaaaaagaaattttaagCTCAACAATCTTAAAAGTAGGTCCGTTAAATCCCAACGCAttccgaaaaatatttcttgttgaaaagattttaaaaatattagccgaaccctcaaaaagtcccccggtttgataaaatttgcgtaccatTACAAATTAGAAtcctgcgggtaaaaatacccaaaaattcctatttttgaaaaatacacttaaaaacgctttaacttaatttataaaataaatcgcgtaataaaaataattttcctgaaaattctccgatctccgttcctccttcgagcgtgaaatgcacctagaaaccctaatgcgtgaacttataaaatttatggaataaattctaccatgcatgaattatgcataaaatgcataaaaataagtaaacacaatttaataaaataccaaagaaatttaataattttgcatgcatgtggttcacgtagacctttaaatttttggaACGTTACAATATCCTAGCCGTGTCCAATCCGTATCCGATAAAAACCTAAAAAAAGTCAACGACACGGATTTTTCTTTATCCGACAAGCGTCCACTTCGTATCTGTATCCgatacttcaaaaaaaaaatttaaaatatccgTACTACATAGGTTTTAACAGGTCTCCCAGGCTCTAACATTGCCGACAATTCTGCAAATCTGTAAAGACATCCACAATGGTGGATATAATACATGCCAAGTCATCCAAATATCCTCTCCAACTAAATATTCACTACTGCACACCATTTATTTTTGTGTCAGAACAATACccggttacaaatttgtaaccgggtattgcaattttttttaaatatcttcaAGCAAGCGTGACACGTGCGTACATTGCACTCGCGCGTCAGACACAAGTGGACAATTAAATGGAATCCGAGGTCGACCAAACAAAACATTGGTCGActatttggtcgaccaaaaaaatTAGTCGATCAACAATTGGTCATTTTTAGTCGAccaattggtcgaccaagaccAATTGCTGGTCGACCAGACCATATTGTTGGTCAACCAATTGTTGGAAACCAAATTTGGGTAGATCCAAAACTTGAGAAGTTTTTCtgcacatttttattttctctgaTCAATTAAGAACGTTGGGTTTTGAACGTTGGGTAACGTTCAAATTTTAGTCTATAAATACAtaagtttttaagaaattaaaattcatattttcaatATCCTACATACATATTTCTCTCACAAAAAAATTTGGAATGGATGATAgttccaatattttttttagtgatcTTTTGAACTCTCCAAATATCGACAAAAATTCAAGTGGAGAAAATTCTCGAGTTCGTCCGAGTGTCCAACATCCTCCATTTCCATTTCTTACACAGCAACCACAAAATTTGCAACATTTTCCATATCCACGACCATATTTTTTTAACGCCCCTCTACCTCCGTGGAATACATGCCCCCAGAATATTGGCAGAGTAGCCAATATTTTGCACAAGCTCCATCCCATGGAATTAATCCTGTTCAATCACCGGGGCTTCAATCAACCGAATCGAGAAGGGCTAGTGTTGATGCAAGTGATAGTGATAAAGGGGTAGAAGCACCTTACGAATTCCGAAATTCACAATTTTCTCCTTTCTCGTCTCAAATAGGACTTGAAAATATTACTCTCAATCAGGCAAGCGAGACGGGCAAAGATTCAGATGGAGATCATGGCAAGCGGACAGCGTGGACAATAGCAGATGATAAGCTCCTTGCAGCAGCATACACAATGATGAGCGAAGACCCAACCGTTGGTAATGCCCAGAAGAGTGAGTCTTTTTGGAAACGAGCTGTAGAATACTACAATACCAATCGAGAGAAGAAAGCTAAAAAAAGGACTGCAGAGAAAGCCAAAGCACATTGGGCTGCGGTGAAAAGGATCGTGAATAGATATAATGGAATTTACAACAAATGGTACACGGATCGACCAAGTGGATGGAGTGACTAGGATTTGATGATGCGAGCTCATGAAGAATACAAGAGTACCTTCAAATCTTCTTTTCAATATGAACACGTGTGGAGGATTGTTAAAGATAGTCCTATGTATGCTCCTCAATCTTCAGGACACTGGTCTGCAAAGAAGGCAAGGACATCTGAATCGTCAGGTGCACATACTGACTCGTCTAATGCTACACCAAGTGTTGATACAGAGTACAATGAAGCCCGATCTCGTCCTATGGGACATAAGGCCGAAAAAAAGAAAGGCAAAGAAAGAGTGACCCATGTTGATCAAATTACTGAGGCTATGCAACAATCAGTAACATAGATGGAGGAATATAATAACAACAAAAAAGTAGATCAACTCATTCAAGCTCATAAACTACTCGTAATGGACACACGAGGTATGACAGATGAACAACTCCATAACCATCTAGCGATATGTGAGCAGCTCAAAAAAAGATTGAACATGTAATGTGGTTTGTAATTTGTATTTGATGTCATGTTTTTATTATGAGTGTGGTTTGCAATTTATGtgttaaaatcatgtattttagtgtgattttattttgtgtgtggtttacaatttatgtttttaaacaGATTGAACATGTAATGTGGTTTGAAATTTAtggtttgtaattttttattattaatgttataaatattgttttgtggtaaattatttttgtatagtttgatataaatttttaaattttattaatatttattttattacaaattaCTTATTCACAAATAATCGTTATAAACTTTCTagttttatatttcaataaaaatataataataaataatagatGAAAGTAATTAGAGTggttaaatgattttatttaaatgaaaataaaatattaattaaagtgaCAGTGGGATCCATAAATATTTGGTTGGTGTgatatttgattgtgaaatatgaGATATCTGAGtagagaaatatttgattgatgatgTGAATTATGTGGTCCACaaatatttgaatgaaatatttttcttattgtggATGGCCTAAGGAGGAGTGAAGGACAAACAAAGATTCATCActggaaaattttcaatattcatggCCATGGTAGCTTTATAAAAATCAGCGCACAGAAACTTCTGGATATCCAAAGCATTAATATTGCCCCATTTTTAAACTCCAATAAAGTTAATGAACAGGGCCACCAGAGACATGTTTGAATAAGGAACTGAACAGGGTTACACACAAATCAA
This genomic interval carries:
- the LOC140960973 gene encoding uncharacterized protein, translated to MPPEYWQSSQYFAQAPSHGINPVQSPGLQSTESRRASVDASDSDKGVEAPYEFRNSQFSPFSSQIGLENITLNQASETGKDSDGDHGKRTAWTIADDKLLAAAYTMMSEDPTVGNAQKSESFWKRAVEYYNTNREKKAKKRTAEKAKAHWAAVKRIVNRYNGIYNKWYTDRPSGWSD